The sequence GACAAGGCCGGCCAGACGTACATCCTCCACCCGCTGCGGGTGATGATGCGGCTGGACACGGATGAAGAGCGCACCGTGGCCATCCTCCACGACGTGGTGGAGGACACGCCCTACACGCTCGAGCGCCTGCGTGAGCTGGGCTACCCGGAAAACATCCTGGGCGCGCTGGACGCGCTCACCCGCCGCCAGGACGAGACGTACGAGGCCTTCATCGAGCGGCTGCGCCCGCTGGCGCTCGCCCGCCGCGTGAAGCTGGCGGACCTGGAAGACAACATGGACGTGCGGCGGCTGGCCGCGGTGACGCCCAAGGACGCCGAGCGTCTGGCCCGCTACCGCGCTGCCTGGGCCCGCCTGCGCGAGCCCTAGAAGACACGACGGCCCGGAGCGCCACGGGGGCGACTCCGGGCCGTAGTGCTACCAGCGCCCGCCGAGGAAAGCAGGGCGCCGGTTCCTTCCTCTCCGCGCTAGCCCTTGGCCAGCTGGCGGAGCACGTACTGCAAGATGCCGCCGTGGCGGTAGTAGTCGAGCTCGTTC is a genomic window of Myxococcus virescens containing:
- a CDS encoding HD domain-containing protein, whose amino-acid sequence is MPALEDAIALAVAAHHGQRDKAGQTYILHPLRVMMRLDTDEERTVAILHDVVEDTPYTLERLRELGYPENILGALDALTRRQDETYEAFIERLRPLALARRVKLADLEDNMDVRRLAAVTPKDAERLARYRAAWARLREP